The Oryctolagus cuniculus chromosome 4, mOryCun1.1, whole genome shotgun sequence genomic sequence tcattcattgattcatcTTTTCATTCAACAGTCTGGGCATCCGACCGACCTAGGTGCTGGGGAAATGTGACCTAGGTGTGGCCTGAGGtcgcaggcagggagagagacagagcaggcaGCACAGGTGCCTATACTGCCCAGATGACCATAATCCCTCCCGCGTGCTGCCAAGGGAGCACCTCCgcggctgcccccgcccccccccccctttccggATACAGACCTCCTCTCGAATCCCCGTGTGGACCCCGGCTCCTGAATCAAGTACAGGCTCCTCTGTCTAGCAGACAAGGCCCTCCCTCCTATTCCAGCCCTTGAGCCCCTTCCCGCACCTGGTACCGAACTGGCCACACTGACAGGTCCTTTTGCACCTCCCTTCCCTGTCTTCCCATCTCTGAGAAGATAATCGGTACCTGTCCTTTAAGAGCCATTCAAATGTCATTCGTTGGGAACCCCTGCCTGATCCCTCCCCAACACATAATGGCTAATTGCACTGCTGCAGTGCGCTCCAGCCTTTTGTGCTACCTTCTTGCAGCCTCACTAGGGGGTCTGCATGTCTGGGTCCCCCGCTGGAGCTTGGCAGCATCTCCTAGGGAACCTAGCAGGCAGGGACCCCctgagagctgggggaggggatggaAACCCAGCCCCTCGCCAGGTTCTGTGGCTTGCACttcatccttttatttattcatccataCATTCTTTTGATTCCTGCCCATGGGATTTACCATCTAAGTAAGAAGGACAGAATCAGAGAGTTGGCATAAAGCCAGCAGGTGGTTCAGAGCCATAGTGAGTTCTGGGCCAAGGGCCAGGAATATTCcagaaggagacagaggcagcATTTGACTGAAAGGAAGGCTAGGGCTTGGTGAAATGGAGAGTAGAGGCAGTGGTATAAACCAAGGTTTGTAAGTAGATTATATTGGGTAACACAATACTTCCTGTGTGTAGTGATTTATAATCTACAACGCCCTGTCACTGGTGTCCCTCGTTGAATCCAGAGAAGTCAGTAATGCAAGTGttactctctttccctctttcataGGTGAGGAAAATAATAGCAACATGTTTAGATGCTGGGAGCCTtgtatacattatttcatttattctgtgccacaatgtttgAGGTATGGTTCTTATGATCCCCACTCTATGGATAAGGAAGCAAGAGTTACCAAAGGACATCCTTAGAAGTCACAGAGTTGGGACAGAAACACCTGACACTGTGCTGTCGCCGTGGATCCTGCCACCCCCAAGCCTGGGCAGGCTGGGAGGAaagcccctttctccctcctttccttcctcccttctttttcttcccttcatttATACAGCAAGGATCTCTCAAAATGAGTCTTGTAGAGGAGTGAGGTACAGTAAGAGCTGTGAAGGCAGGCTGGTGCAGGGCCATGTGCATGGGTCCACACCTGGGCATCATCCCTGTAACAGTAGCAGGGACTGCTGCGgctcccccagcctccttccCAGTACACTTGTGTCTAAAGGAAGCGGTTGCTTGGTATACAGCTGCAGCGCTGTGTACCCCAGCCTGCCTCCATGTTCACTGCTGCCACTAAGCTCCTCCTGGAGCCACCCTTGGTGGGCGCCCTCGATGAATCATGAGCAGGGACCTATGTCACGGGGAGCTGTGCAGCCCCAAGgcagagtccttttttttttttttttaatatttatttgaaagagttacacagagagagaaggagagagagagagagagagatatcttccatccgctggttcactccccaattggctacaacagctggagctgtgctgatccaaagccaggagcaggaccttcttctgggtctcccacacaggtgcagggagccaaggacttgggccatcttctactgtttcccaggccacagcagagagctggatcagaagtggagcatctgggtctcaaactggcgcccacagggcatgccagcactgcaggcgacggctttacccattatgctacagcaccagctccaaggcAGAGTTCTTTAGGAAAAAATGGTGTCCAAGGTTGACTGGGAAGGGGCAGGCAGCGGCAGAGGGACACAGAAGTCCTTGGGAATGGAGTGGCCCCCCTGTCCCTCAGCCATCCACTAGCAGGGGCAGCCGGGTCCTTCCACCAACCGCCTTTCCTACCATCACTCACCTCATGTCCCATCAGCTTAGCGCCCGCCGGCCTCGCCCAGCCTCCCAGAGTCAGTGCCAGTCTGCATCTCCCACCTCCcctgtctcctctgcttccagcttcctctgACCCCGTTTCTCACTCATCATAGGTCATCTTGTCCTGGATCTGGCCCAGGCCCGCTCTACACTGGTGCTGCCCACGGGCCTTATAGCTGCAGCTGGCACCATGACAGTGACCCTGTGCAGCAGCCGGGAGCTGCCCTCAAGGCCTGACGGGGTGCTGCACGTGGCCCTGCCCACCGTGCTCACCCCGCTGGTCCCGCCGGGCCTGCCAGGGCCCCCCAGGCCTCCGGGGCTCTGTGACGACAGGTTGGGCCTATGGTGATTCTCTTCGTCCCTTCCTCGGCTTCTCTGGGTCTAGTGCGGGTGAGGGGGCTTCGGCAGGGTGAGCAAGGGCTGGGGCCGGTCAGCCAGAGGGTCCAGGGGCCTGGATGGTGGTCCAGTGACCCTCCTCGTGCTGCCTTCCAGCCCCACCAGCTGCTTCGGGGTGGGCAGCCCCCAGGAGGaagggctggcctgggaggagccgGCTGCCCCTCGAGATGTGTTCTCGGGCCCTGCCCGCTGCCCTGCTCCCTACACCTTCTCCTTCGAGATGCTGGTGACGGGGCCGTGCCTGCTTGCAGGTGGGTGCCTCTGGCCTCACCTGCTTCACGTGCCCCCCTCTCCCAGGACAGCTGACTGGGAAAGAGTTtgaggctcagggaggggaggggcctgggacaAGAAGAAGACAAGGACCTAAGCCTTAGGAACCCCCAGCCCAACAGTAGGAAGATCCCCTGGCCACTTTATCAGGGGAATTTGTTTGTTTCCCACCCTGCCTGCCAGGGGGATGAGAGTTATTTACAGTGGGACCCGGCCACATGGTGCCCTGGACTTCCCTTGGATAAGAGGCGGGGACAGGGTGCTGGGTCTGCAACTGGTTAGCTTCTACCTCTTTGACCAGCCGGACACAGATCTGGGGACTGACTTCCACAAAAGCAGGGAGGTCTCGCCCCATGCCTCTGAGCCCGTGGATCAGACTGAGAGCTGAGCGCAGTCAGCCGGGACCCCCACCCACAGCCGGTGTCATGTGAGAGGGTGGGGTTTGTGCTCTTAGTCCTGGCATGGGGTAGGGGGACCGtcacctctccctgtctctgtgccccCCAGGCCTGGAGAGCCCCTCTCATGCCCTGCGGGCAGACGCCCCCCCTCACGCCAGCTCTGCAGCCACCATCTGTGTCACCCTGGCAGAGGGCCACAGCTGTGACCGGGCCTTGGAGATCCTGCTGCATCCCAGTGGTGAGAGACTGCCCAGGCCAATTCCGATCCACTTCAGGACAGCGGGCAGCAGTTGTCGAGTATCGATTTTGGGACCCACAGCCAGAGGCAGTGAGGGATGTGTGGGAGGGCGCCCCGGGGTGCAAGGGTCCTCCCAGGACGGTGGGACTGGGCAAGCGGTGCCCTGAGAGTGGTGTCCCTTCCTGTCAGAGCCCCACCAGCCCCACCTGATGCTGGAGTCCGGCAGCCTGAGCGCAGCGGAATACGAGGCCCAGGTGAGGGCCCGCCGGGATTTCCAGAGGCTGCAGCGGAGGGACAGCGATGGGGACCGGCAGGTACGGCTGCCTGGGGTCCAGGCCCAGCGCCTGGCTTCATTATTGACTGCATTTGTGCATAAGGGGCTGGCGAGCATGGGTAGGGAcctgctttctctctccataGCTGCCACCCCACATCCCAGAGGACAGAGGAGGTTTGGCACAGGAGGGCCCCGTGTGTGTCTCTCTGGCCGTGTCTCAGAGGATGGAGGCAGCCACCTGTCCCTGCCCTTCTGCAAATGACCCCCAGATGGAGAAAGCCTGCGAGGCCGGGTCCTGCTGCTCCCTTCCCCCAGGGGACAGAGGTGCCTTAACCGTGGCCCTGGTTGATGCGGGGGCTCCCGTGCGCAGGTGTGGTTCCTGCAGCGACGCTTCCACAAGGACATCCTGCTAAACCCGGTGCTGGTGCTGAGCTTCTGCCCGGACCTGAGCGCCAAGCCTGGCCACCTGGGCACAGCGACTCGGGAGCTCCTCTTCCTGCTGGATGGCAGCAGCGCGGCGCACAAGGCCTGTGGGGGCACAGTGTGGGCAGGCCGggggcagagggggctggggcgGCGCGGCCAAGCCAGGGGTCTCCATGTGGCAGCTCCTCAGGCAGGCCCCAACCTGACATACATACTTTCTCACTGACTCGCCCCcttgtgctcacacacacatacctctcCCAGGTCCCATAGGCCTTTCCCACACAGAGTGACCCTCGGTCACCCCGATCACAGAGACCCCAAGCATCTCCTGTACCTCCAGAGGCCCCGGAACAAACGTCCACATACAGTTCCTCGCACTCCCAGGAGCACGTGGTGCAGGCTACTCCCCCCCCACATGCAGCCCCCCACATCTTGTCCAGCCCCTCATTGTAATCGCAGCCTGGAGAAGGCAAGCAATCCCCTGCTGTCTGCCAGTGTCCGCGGGGCCTGCCTCACTAGCTGCCTCCCTGGCTCTCCCCAGGACGCCATTGTTTTGGCTGTgaagtccctcccaccccagacGCTGGTCAACTTGGCCGTGTTCGGGACCTCAGTGCAGCCGCTCTTCTCAGAGAGCCGGCCTTGCAGTGATGTGAGTGTGGCCCATGGACCTGGGGCTTCGtggggctgccccagcccagtGTGGCCCAGCCACGCCTTCTCTCCGCAGGATACCATGCAGCTGCTCTGTGACAGCATCGAGACCCTGCAGGCTGCGAGTGGCCCCCCAGATGTGCTGGCTGCACTGCACTGGGCCATGGGGcagccccagcacagggcccaCCCTCGGCAGCTGTTCCTGCTCACCGCGGCCTCGCCCATGGCCACCACTGCCCACCAAACCCTGGAGCTCATGAGGTGGCACAGGGGGACAGCCAGGTATGGAGTGGGCAGAGCCAGGTGCCTGAGACTTCCCCTGCCAGCAAGGGGCTCCTGACGGTCATACCTGCCTCCCTTTTcccgccaggtgcttctcctttgGCCTGGGGCCAGCCTGTCACCAGCTGCTCCGGGGTCTGTCTGCCCTCAGCAGGGGCCAGGCCTACTTCCCGAAGCCTGGGGAGAGGCTGCAGCCCATGGTGAGTTTGGGCCTGGACCCTGTGCCCTACTCCTGGAAGTACACATCGAGGCGGAAACCCTGGTTATGGAGtctccaggccccctccccagaaTTCCTTCCCACTCCAAACCCTCCCCTCCCTGAGATGCCAGTCAGGGGAAGGGCCACCGGTGCAGCCGCAGGTTTGGGCACACAGCGTCTGCTCACCCCCAAATCTTACTCCCTTTTGTCCCGAGGCTGAGCCTCACCCTTACAGCCTTGCTCCATCCACATAGCCAGCTCAGACCACGAGACAGCCTAAGCCCTAAGACGGAACACGTTCAGCCCTGTTGCTTGCCCTGTTGTTCCTTGTCCCAACCGTAGCTCAACCCTGGTCCCCCTGGACCTGGGGGCCCAGGGGATGGAGTTGGAAGCGCGGCCTTCCTGCTCTGTCACCGTGTGACACCTCTTCCTCCGCCCTGGCCCCCCTCTGACCACTCCCCACAGCTGGTGCAGGCCCTGCGGAAGGCCCTGGAGCCCGCTCTGAGTGACATCTCCGTGGACTGGTTTGTGCCTGACGCCGTGGAGGCTCTGCTGACGCCCCGAGAGATCCCAGCACTCTACCCCGGGGACCAGCTACTTGGTTATTGCTCGCTTTTCAGGGTGGACGGCTTCCGGCCCCGCCCACCAGGGGTAGGCCTGGGCTGGGTGCTGCTGTTGGTGGGCCTGGATGTCTCCTGTCCCCTGGGCCTCTCTCTGCCAAGCTCCCCCATGGTGTCCCCTAGGGCTGCATAGGGGCCACACTGAGCTCCCCCAGGCAGCTCCACCCTGCCCCGCGGGGGGTCTTCCACTGAGTTGTCTTGTACAGTGTGGCCCTTGGCTTTTCCCAAAGGTCACTGAAGCACCTGGCCACAGGAACAGCTCCACCATTTGCTGTGAGCTTTCTGTCAATGCTTGCTGCTCACTACTTCTCACAGTGCCCTGTGGCAAGCTCCCTCCAGCGCGTTTCCTGGGGCACTCAGTGAGACCTGAGCACAAGGCAGGCACCGACCGGGCCCCCGCCTCTGCCACCAGCTTGCCGCGTGCTGCGGGCAAGCCGCCAGGCCTGTCCGAGCCCAGTTCCTCACGGGGAAATGACGTTGCTCGGGGGTTGGTTGTTGTCGTCAGAGGGGCCCCTGGCAGGATGGATCCCTGGTGCTCAGTGCAAGTTCAAGAACTAGGTTTATGGTTTTAAGAAAAGCTGTCTCTCGGTGGCACTGAGCACGCTTTTCCTTTCTGAGCTCGAGGGCTGACACAGACCGCTCTGCCGATCCTAGAGCTATCCATCTGTCCAGCTAGCGTGTTTGCGCGTCCCCCTTCCTTAGCGCTGGGCTTTCTTTTCTGCTGTAGCAGCTTTATTGCTCCCTGCTTGTGCCACCTGAAAATCCTTTTTGGAGAGGTGGTGTGTAGCAACAATCAATTTTTTCTCCCATGATATTCTCCtagggccaggagcctggctggCAGAGCGTGGGCGGCTCGGTGTTCCCATCCCCGGAGGAGGCGCCATCTGCCACCAGCCCTGGCACCGAGCCCACTGGCACCTCTGAGCCACTGAGGACAGGCACCGCGTCAGCAGAGCTGTCCagcccatgggctgcaggggacTCAGAGCTGAGTGAGTGGCCGgggatgtgtgtgcgtgtgtagcTGTGTTGGAGGACTGGGCAGTGGAAGGGGTCAGGGCTAGGACCATTCCCTCACCTCCCAGCAGGTACTGATGCTCTGACAGACCCAGTCACGGACCCTGGGCCCAACCCCTGCTCGGACACGGCCATATGGCGCCGCATCTTCCAGTCCTCCTACATCAGGGAGCAGTACGTGCTCACACACTGCTCTGCAAGCCCTGAGCCGGGCCCAAGCTCCACGGGCAGCAGCGAGTCCCCAGGCTCGCAGGGCCCTGGCTCCCCCGAGGGCAGTGCTCTCCTGGAACCCCCTTCTCAGCAGGGCTGCcgcagcctggcctggggagaACCTGCAGGCTCCCGCTCCTGCCCCCTACCTGCACCCCCCCAGACTCCATTCAAGGTGAGCCAGCCCATTCACCCACTGTGTATCCAGCAAATGCTTATTtaccacctgctgtgtgccagagtGCAATGTTTATTATGAAGTCTAGCTAGAGAGACCGATGGATGTCTCTACAATGCAACAATCAGTGATGGGGACACGGTATCATGGGGTGCAGTCAGGGTAACTCTGAGCCAGGAAAGAGCGAGACATTCTGGGGGTAGGAGTTGGTAGCCAGGCAAAGAGGGAGGAGGTAAACAGAGACAAGTAACAACTCCAAGTGGGAAGTAGGGATTGGAGATGACCCCGGGAAGGGGGGCAGAGCTTGGCCTGTTTCCGGAGGGTGGGGAGCAGACACCCAGGGTTTCACAGCAGGGGCATGTGGCCAGCGGCGTCTGTAGGACAGCCAAGGAGCTCTCCTTTCCTGGATCAGTGGCCCCCACATTTCacaagcaggtggtggctttgagCACTGAGGTGCTAGGCCGTCGTCACAGAGCGGCTCTGGCGGGCCGAAGCCTTTCATCCCCTCCAAGCCGGGCAAACCCAGCCACCCACCGACCACGGCGGCATCCCTCGCTGGGTGCAGCACCAGatgggccaggcctggaaccaggccaacagctgggacagggcctggATGACTCAGGTAAGAGTTGGAGGGGGGCCGGGTTCCGGACACCAGGGAAGCCTTGTGGAGGTGGAGCCCAAGGCACCACTGCCGGTGGCCCTTCTCTCCCCAGGAAacctgctctccccagcccccatggACTGGGACATGTTGATGGAACCACCCTTCTTGTTCACCGCTGCGCCCCCCAGTGGGGAGTCAGCGGCCCCAGCAGTGCCACCACCTCCCCAGGTTCCGCACTGCCATGTGGTGATCCGGGCCCTGTGTGGAGAGCAGCCCATGTGCTGGGAAGTGGGTGTTGGGCTGGAGACACTGTGGGGGTCTGAGGATGGCTCACAGCCACCATCACGCCCTGGAAGAGAAGCTGCTTGGGACCAAGCACTCCATAGACTGACCGCAGCCTCTGTGGTCCGTGACAACGAGCAGCTGGCTCTCCGAGGGGCAGAGACCACGGCTGACCGGGGTGAGTTAGCAGCAGGCTGTCAGGGCCGGGGGGTGAGGGGGGCACATGGGGTGCAAAGTGGCAGAGGTAGAGGTctgtgcttttgattttttttttaaagatttatttattgatttgaaagagcaacagcaagacagggagagacagagacagagagatcttctatccactagttcactcctcagatgcctgcaaacagccaggtttgagtcaggctgaagccaagaaccaagaactccatctgggtctcccatatgggtggcaggggcctacgcacgtgggccaccttctggtGCCTTCCCACTAGCAGGGatgctggaccagaagcagagtagccagagtggaaccagtgctcctgtatgggatgctgcactgcaacACCAGGTCCTTACTGCTTGTACACCTCACTTCATTAACAAAGGGTCTGAGCTGGCTCACCGTTTTCACAAGACAAAAACTTAAGCAGTGCagaggggaaaatgaaaataaaaggcagCTGAGAACGAGGTTATATTCCAGACACATGCGTGAGGTTACATTTCCTTGAAAGCATGGGATGCAAGACTGGTAAGCTTCCTGGCAGCCAACACGGCGCCCACAACATAAAAACATCTTTGTCACTCAGGAAAAGATGACTAAAACGGTAAGCTGGCATCTCAGTTCCTCAGGTGCCCTGGCCACACCTGAAGTGTGACTGGCAGCTGCCATACTGGATCATGCGGATATGGGACATTTCCGTCCTCACAGAAAGTTCTACTGGACAGTGCTGCAGGGACTGGAGGGAAAGGCACCAGCCAATGCTTCCTCTGGGTGCTGTCCACGCGGCTGGATTTCTGGGTTTCCAAGGAACCCTAGTCCTGCTGAGGGCTGAAGGTTCAGCCTGACCGCGTGTCAATGTAGGAGTGGGGTGCTGAGCTGCTCTGGGCCTCAGAAGGCACTTCTCTCTGTTCCAGAAGGGACACACCGAGAGAAGCTGGGGGAAACACAGCCGTTCCCCTCCATGGAgccctccacagaggtgggtggAGGGACTCCAGCAGGCTACCCCTTGGTTTCACAGTTCATGCTCGGAGGTCCTGGCTTCGAGCCCTTCAGACAAGCAAGGtcagctctgccccctcctgcTTCACCTGCCCCGTAGCTGTGGATGCTACCACCAGAGAGGTCCTACCTGAggccctgcaggtgcagagctcaGGTAGGGGCCCTCCCTGGTGACTCTGGGTGCAGCGCGCACTGCATTGGCCATCTTTCAGACAAACCTCACTCCTGTCTCTTGTGCTCCTGCAGAGCCGCCCGAGCCCCCAGGTGCCCTTCCTGCCTCTCAAGGCCATCTCACTGCAGCTCCGCTGTACACAGGCATCCCCTCGAACGGTAAGTCAGCGTGGGCAGTGAGGAGTGCCTGAGGCACAGAGGCCGCCTGCTAGCGCGGGTGGGTCTCACCACTGGACCTCATGGGGCCTCTCCAGCAGGTGCCTGCAACTCGGACCAAAACAGCAACGCCAAGGCTGCTTTGAGGGACCCCGCATCCCCTACTGGAGGTCCTCGCCACCTGCCCCCACAGCCTCCCTCGAGGCTCAGCTTGGGCCGCCGGCGCGGACTCCACAGCCCTTCCCCAGGCCACGCCTGCGAGGCCAGCAGTGAAGGCAGCGACCACGACTACCTGCCCCTGGTGAGGACTCGGGAGGTGGAGGGCGGCGTCGCCAGGGCCAGAGCGCTGTCTCAGCTCgcttctccccccacctcctctctcctCAGGTGCGGCTGCAGGAGGCGCCAGGGTCCTTCCGCCTGGACGCGCCCTTCTGCGCGGCGGTGTGCATTCCGCAGGAGCGCCTGTGCCGAGCCTCGCCCTTCGCAGCGCACCGcgccagcctcagccccacctcGGCCTCATCTCCCTGGGCACTTCTGGGCCCTAGTGTTGGCCAGGGAGACAGTGCCACAGCCTCCTGCAGCCCATCCCCCAGCTCGGGCTCCGAGGGGCCAGGACAGGTGGACAGTGGGCGAGGCTCAGACACTGAAACCTCCGAGGGGGCAGGAGGGCTGGGTGGTGCTGACCTGCGGGGCCGCACCTGGGCCACGGCTGTGGCCCTTGCGTGGCTAGAGCATCGCTGTGCCGCCGCTTTCACCGAGTGGGAACTGACGGCGGCCAAGGCTGATTGCTGGCTGcgggcccagcacctgccagaTGGCCTTGATCTGGCAGCCCTTAAGGCCGCCGCCAGGGGGCTCTTCTTGCTGCTGCgccactgggaccagaacctgcaGCTACACCTACTGTGTTACAGCCCCGCCAACGTGTGAAAGCTGCCTGCTCCTTGGGCTGGCTCCCCCGGCAACATGCTCAAGTCACTGCCGCCCAGCGCTGGCCTCTCCATGCGGGAAAGGGGTAGGCTGGC encodes the following:
- the VWA5B2 gene encoding von Willebrand factor A domain-containing protein 5B2 isoform X8, translated to MGCARVGRGAPHGLPLSRHRSHSPSRRPSSGSLPPPPPWPAALSAPGSDEAPREEDRGPSGARPGAGVRFAAGPPQLVKHPLPQRRPPGIMPGLYCPSSWTPLPLTDSCVRACANGPCLSLRARLTYHNPQPQPVDGVFVYPLAEAEVVSGFEAEAAGRRVSFQLQSRRRSQPACCRALGPGLGAFTPRRCAQGHLVLDLAQARSTLVLPTGLIAAAGTMTVTLCSSRELPSRPDGVLHVALPTVLTPLVPPGLPGPPRPPGLCDDSPTSCFGVGSPQEEGLAWEEPAAPRDVFSGPARCPAPYTFSFEMLVTGPCLLAGLESPSHALRADAPPHASSAATICVTLAEGHSCDRALEILLHPSEPHQPHLMLESGSLSAAEYEAQVRARRDFQRLQRRDSDGDRQVWFLQRRFHKDILLNPVLVLSFCPDLSAKPGHLGTATRELLFLLDGSSAAHKDAIVLAVKSLPPQTLVNLAVFGTSVQPLFSESRPCSDDTMQLLCDSIETLQAASGPPDVLAALHWAMGQPQHRAHPRQLFLLTAASPMATTAHQTLELMRWHRGTARCFSFGLGPACHQLLRGLSALSRGQAYFPKPGERLQPMLVQALRKALEPALSDISVDWFVPDAVEALLTPREIPALYPGDQLLGYCSLFRVDGFRPRPPGGQEPGWQSVGGSVFPSPEEAPSATSPGTEPTGTSEPLRTGTASAELSSPWAAGDSELTGTDALTDPVTDPGPNPCSDTAIWRRIFQSSYIREQYVLTHCSASPEPGPSSTGSSESPGSQGPGSPEGSALLEPPSQQGCRSLAWGEPAGSRSCPLPAPPQTPFKVVALSTEVLGRRHRAALAGRSLSSPPSRANPATHRPRRHPSLGAAPDGPGLEPGQQLGQGLDDSGNLLSPAPMDWDMLMEPPFLFTAAPPSGESAAPAVPPPPQVPHCHVVIRALCGEQPMCWEVGVGLETLWGSEDGSQPPSRPGREAAWDQALHRLTAASVVRDNEQLALRGAETTADRVHARRSWLRALQTSKVSSAPSCFTCPVAVDATTREVLPEALQVQSSEPPEPPGALPASQGHLTAAPLYTGIPSNGACNSDQNSNAKAALRDPASPTGGPRHLPPQPPSRLSLGRRRGLHSPSPGHACEASSEGSDHDYLPLVRLQEAPGSFRLDAPFCAAVCIPQERLCRASPFAAHRASLSPTSASSPWALLGPSVGQGDSATASCSPSPSSGSEGPGQVDSGRGSDTETSEGAGGLGGADLRGRTWATAVALAWLEHRCAAAFTEWELTAAKADCWLRAQHLPDGLDLAALKAAARGLFLLLRHWDQNLQLHLLCYSPANV
- the VWA5B2 gene encoding von Willebrand factor A domain-containing protein 5B2 isoform X5 — encoded protein: MGCARVGRGAPHGLPLSRHRSHSPSRRPSSGSLPPPPPWPAALSAPGSDEAPREEDRGPSGARPGAGVRFAAGPPQLVKHPLPQRRPPGIMPGLYCPSSWTPLPLTDSCVRACANGPCLSLRARLTYHNPQPQPVDGVFVYPLAEAEVVSGFEAEAAGRRVSFQLQSRRRSQPACCRALGPGLGAFTPRRCAQGHLVLDLAQARSTLVLPTGLIAAAGTMTVTLCSSRELPSRPDGVLHVALPTVLTPLVPPGLPGPPRPPGLCDDRLGLCPTSCFGVGSPQEEGLAWEEPAAPRDVFSGPARCPAPYTFSFEMLVTGPCLLAGLESPSHALRADAPPHASSAATICVTLAEGHSCDRALEILLHPSEPHQPHLMLESGSLSAAEYEAQVRARRDFQRLQRRDSDGDRQVWFLQRRFHKDILLNPVLVLSFCPDLSAKPGHLGTATRELLFLLDGSSAAHKDAIVLAVKSLPPQTLVNLAVFGTSVQPLFSESRPCSDDTMQLLCDSIETLQAASGPPDVLAALHWAMGQPQHRAHPRQLFLLTAASPMATTAHQTLELMRWHRGTARCFSFGLGPACHQLLRGLSALSRGQAYFPKPGERLQPMLVQALRKALEPALSDISVDWFVPDAVEALLTPREIPALYPGDQLLGYCSLFRVDGFRPRPPGGQEPGWQSVGGSVFPSPEEAPSATSPGTEPTGTSEPLRTGTASAELSSPWAAGDSELTGTDALTDPVTDPGPNPCSDTAIWRRIFQSSYIREQYVLTHCSASPEPGPSSTGSSESPGSQGPGSPEGSALLEPPSQQGCRSLAWGEPAGSRSCPLPAPPQTPFKVVALSTEVLGRRHRAALAGRSLSSPPSRANPATHRPRRHPSLGAAPDGPGLEPGQQLGQGLDDSGNLLSPAPMDWDMLMEPPFLFTAAPPSGESAAPAVPPPPQVPHCHVVIRALCGEQPMCWEVGVGLETLWGSEDGSQPPSRPGREAAWDQALHRLTAASVVRDNEQLALRGAETTADRVHARRSWLRALQTSKVSSAPSCFTCPVAVDATTREVLPEALQVQSSEPPEPPGALPASQGHLTAAPLYTGIPSNAGACNSDQNSNAKAALRDPASPTGGPRHLPPQPPSRLSLGRRRGLHSPSPGHACEASSEGSDHDYLPLVRLQEAPGSFRLDAPFCAAVCIPQERLCRASPFAAHRASLSPTSASSPWALLGPSVGQGDSATASCSPSPSSGSEGPGQVDSGRGSDTETSEGAGGLGGADLRGRTWATAVALAWLEHRCAAAFTEWELTAAKADCWLRAQHLPDGLDLAALKAAARGLFLLLRHWDQNLQLHLLCYSPANV
- the VWA5B2 gene encoding von Willebrand factor A domain-containing protein 5B2 isoform X7, whose amino-acid sequence is MGCARVGRGAPHGLPLSRHRSHSPSRRPSSGSLPPPPPWPAALSAPGSDEAPREEDRGPSGARPGAGVRFAAGPPQLVKHPLPQRRPPGIMPGLYCPSSWTPLPLTDSCVRACANGPCLSLRARLTYHNPQPQPVDGVFVYPLAEAEVVSGFEAEAAGRRVSFQLQSRRRSQPACCRALGPGLGAFTPRRCAQGHLVLDLAQARSTLVLPTGLIAAAGTMTVTLCSSRELPSRPDGVLHVALPTVLTPLVPPGLPGPPRPPGLCDDSPTSCFGVGSPQEEGLAWEEPAAPRDVFSGPARCPAPYTFSFEMLVTGPCLLAGLESPSHALRADAPPHASSAATICVTLAEGHSCDRALEILLHPSEPHQPHLMLESGSLSAAEYEAQVRARRDFQRLQRRDSDGDRQVWFLQRRFHKDILLNPVLVLSFCPDLSAKPGHLGTATRELLFLLDGSSAAHKDAIVLAVKSLPPQTLVNLAVFGTSVQPLFSESRPCSDDTMQLLCDSIETLQAASGPPDVLAALHWAMGQPQHRAHPRQLFLLTAASPMATTAHQTLELMRWHRGTARCFSFGLGPACHQLLRGLSALSRGQAYFPKPGERLQPMLVQALRKALEPALSDISVDWFVPDAVEALLTPREIPALYPGDQLLGYCSLFRVDGFRPRPPGGQEPGWQSVGGSVFPSPEEAPSATSPGTEPTGTSEPLRTGTASAELSSPWAAGDSELTGTDALTDPVTDPGPNPCSDTAIWRRIFQSSYIREQYVLTHCSASPEPGPSSTGSSESPGSQGPGSPEGSALLEPPSQQGCRSLAWGEPAGSRSCPLPAPPQTPFKVVALSTEVLGRRHRAALAGRSLSSPPSRANPATHRPRRHPSLGAAPDGPGLEPGQQLGQGLDDSGNLLSPAPMDWDMLMEPPFLFTAAPPSGESAAPAVPPPPQVPHCHVVIRALCGEQPMCWEVGVGLETLWGSEDGSQPPSRPGREAAWDQALHRLTAASVVRDNEQLALRGAETTADRVHARRSWLRALQTSKVSSAPSCFTCPVAVDATTREVLPEALQVQSSEPPEPPGALPASQGHLTAAPLYTGIPSNAGACNSDQNSNAKAALRDPASPTGGPRHLPPQPPSRLSLGRRRGLHSPSPGHACEASSEGSDHDYLPLVRLQEAPGSFRLDAPFCAAVCIPQERLCRASPFAAHRASLSPTSASSPWALLGPSVGQGDSATASCSPSPSSGSEGPGQVDSGRGSDTETSEGAGGLGGADLRGRTWATAVALAWLEHRCAAAFTEWELTAAKADCWLRAQHLPDGLDLAALKAAARGLFLLLRHWDQNLQLHLLCYSPANV